Proteins from a single region of Parasedimentitalea psychrophila:
- a CDS encoding FAS1-like dehydratase domain-containing protein, whose product MTIDLKHLSDWIGRSQTVTEHIAPFPSNALAATLNRDDPIYGEQTPLPPLWHWLHFLPIHKLEDAGYDGHAALGGFLPPVPLPRRMWAGSRLKWMAPMRIGRALRKLSTVTSVDHKAGRSGDLVFVTVRHQLFDGAVQGIEEEHDIVYRAAPEPGSVPPEPVQAPDHSAFSRLISPDPTLLFRYSALTFNPHRIHYDLPFCTSTEGYPGLVVHGPLLATLLLDLLRRERPQAQIAGFEFRAVSPLFDTDDFSVHGQPGDDGTVKLWVRRHDGALAMTGTATLEDIK is encoded by the coding sequence TGCGCTGGCCGCCACCCTGAACCGTGATGATCCGATCTACGGCGAGCAGACCCCGCTGCCCCCGCTGTGGCACTGGCTGCATTTTCTACCAATCCACAAACTGGAGGATGCAGGCTATGACGGACATGCCGCGCTTGGCGGCTTCTTACCGCCGGTGCCTCTGCCGCGTCGCATGTGGGCTGGCAGTCGCCTGAAATGGATGGCGCCGATGCGGATCGGGCGCGCCTTGCGCAAACTCTCAACCGTCACTTCTGTTGACCACAAGGCGGGGCGCAGTGGCGATCTGGTATTTGTCACAGTGCGCCATCAGCTGTTTGATGGCGCTGTGCAGGGCATCGAGGAAGAACATGATATCGTCTACCGCGCCGCGCCTGAGCCGGGATCTGTCCCTCCAGAGCCAGTACAAGCCCCGGATCACAGTGCCTTTTCCCGGCTCATCTCGCCTGACCCGACGTTGTTGTTTCGCTACTCCGCGCTGACCTTCAACCCCCATCGCATTCACTATGACCTACCGTTCTGCACCAGCACCGAAGGCTATCCCGGTCTTGTGGTGCACGGGCCGCTTCTGGCCACGCTGCTGCTTGACCTTCTGCGGCGTGAACGGCCCCAGGCGCAGATCGCAGGTTTTGAATTTCGCGCGGTATCGCCGCTGTTCGATACCGATGATTTTTCCGTCCACGGGCAACCCGGCGATGACGGCACAGTCAAACTTTGGGTCCGCCGCCATGATGGCGCGCTGGCAATGACCGGAACGGCCACTTTAGAGGACATAAAATGA
- a CDS encoding acyl-CoA dehydrogenase family protein, with protein sequence MTDPHQDLRDALRALCAEFPAEYHRKVDEDKAYPEAFVDKLTSEGWMAALIPEEFGGSGLGLVEASIIMEEINRSGGNAGACHGQMYNMNTLLRHGSDVQKRHYLPKIASGQLRLQSMAVTEPTTGTDTTKIKTTAVRKGDKYVINGQKVWISRVQHSDLMILLARTTPLAEVTRKSEGMSIFIVDIKAATGNGMEVKPISNMVNHETNELFFDNLEIPAENLIGEEGLGFRYILDGLNAERTLIAAECIGDGFWFLDKITAYAKERTVFGRPIGQNQGVQFPIAEAKIELEAANLMRWEACRLFDAHAPCGEQANMAKYLAAKASWEAANACLQFHGGFGFATEYDVERKFRETRLYQVAPISTNMILSYVAEHVLGLPRSF encoded by the coding sequence ATGACCGACCCCCATCAGGATCTGCGCGATGCCCTGCGCGCGCTCTGCGCTGAATTTCCCGCAGAATATCACCGCAAGGTGGATGAAGACAAAGCCTACCCCGAGGCCTTTGTGGATAAGCTGACCTCTGAGGGCTGGATGGCGGCGCTGATCCCCGAAGAATTCGGCGGCTCGGGGTTGGGATTGGTCGAGGCCTCGATCATCATGGAAGAGATCAACCGCTCGGGCGGCAATGCCGGTGCCTGTCATGGCCAGATGTATAATATGAACACCCTGTTGCGGCACGGATCAGACGTCCAGAAACGGCATTACCTGCCCAAAATCGCCAGTGGCCAGCTGCGGCTGCAATCTATGGCGGTGACCGAACCGACAACCGGCACCGATACCACCAAGATCAAGACCACCGCGGTGCGAAAAGGCGACAAATATGTCATCAACGGCCAAAAGGTCTGGATCAGCCGGGTGCAGCATTCCGATCTGATGATCCTGCTGGCCCGCACTACACCGCTGGCCGAGGTAACGCGCAAGTCTGAGGGGATGTCGATTTTCATTGTCGATATCAAGGCCGCCACCGGCAATGGTATGGAGGTCAAACCGATCTCCAACATGGTCAACCATGAGACCAATGAGCTGTTCTTTGACAATCTCGAAATCCCCGCCGAAAACCTGATCGGCGAGGAAGGATTGGGGTTCCGCTATATCCTCGACGGGCTGAACGCCGAGCGCACCCTGATTGCCGCCGAATGTATCGGCGACGGGTTCTGGTTTCTCGACAAGATCACCGCCTATGCCAAGGAACGCACGGTGTTTGGCCGTCCCATTGGCCAGAACCAGGGGGTGCAGTTCCCCATCGCCGAGGCCAAGATCGAATTGGAGGCCGCCAATCTGATGCGCTGGGAGGCCTGCCGGTTGTTCGATGCCCATGCTCCCTGTGGTGAGCAGGCCAACATGGCCAAATACCTGGCGGCCAAGGCCAGCTGGGAGGCGGCAAATGCCTGTCTGCAATTCCACGGCGGCTTTGGCTTTGCTACTGAGTATGATGTGGAGCGCAAGTTCCGCGAGACCCGGCTGTATCAGGTGGCGCCGATTTCCACCAATATGATCCTGTCTTATGTCGCCGAACATGTGCTTGGCCTGCCGAGGTCGTTTTGA
- a CDS encoding CaiB/BaiF CoA transferase family protein: MRPLDGITVVSLEHAIAAPFASRQLADLGARVIKVERPGVGDFARAYDSRVNGLASHFVWTNRSKESLSLDLKHPEAGAILRKLLLKADVLVQNLAPGAAARLGLSREALKADNPGLIVCNISGYGEDGPDKDRKAYDLLIQAEAGFLSITGDEETPSKAGISIADIAAGMYAYTNILAALIQRGKTGEGASIDISMLEAMAEWMGFPMYYAYDGAPPPKRNGGSHATIYPYGPFAAGDGKVVMLGLQNEREWQAFCQTVLQDSALASDPRFASNALRSENKQSLRDIILSSFAGLSGDQLVERLDAAGIANARMNDMAGLWAHPQLHARQRWSEVDTGAGPIPTLLPPGRSDAFAPRLGPVPQLGEHSRAILAELGIDQQVIATLQHDGAI, from the coding sequence ATGAGGCCGCTGGATGGCATCACCGTGGTGTCGCTGGAACATGCGATTGCGGCGCCATTTGCCAGCCGCCAATTGGCCGATCTGGGCGCCCGGGTAATCAAGGTGGAGCGCCCCGGCGTCGGTGATTTTGCCCGCGCCTACGATAGCCGCGTCAACGGCCTGGCCTCTCATTTTGTCTGGACAAACCGCTCCAAAGAAAGCCTGTCGCTGGATCTCAAACATCCCGAGGCCGGCGCTATCCTGCGCAAACTATTGCTCAAAGCGGATGTGTTGGTGCAGAACTTGGCACCGGGGGCAGCGGCGCGACTGGGGCTGTCGCGCGAGGCGCTAAAGGCGGACAATCCCGGCCTCATCGTGTGCAATATCTCGGGTTACGGCGAGGACGGACCAGACAAGGACCGCAAAGCCTATGATCTTCTGATCCAGGCCGAGGCCGGTTTTCTGTCAATCACTGGCGATGAGGAGACACCGTCCAAGGCGGGGATTTCGATCGCTGACATTGCCGCCGGGATGTATGCCTATACCAATATTCTCGCGGCTCTGATCCAGCGCGGCAAGACCGGCGAAGGCGCCTCCATCGACATATCCATGCTGGAGGCGATGGCCGAATGGATGGGGTTTCCAATGTATTATGCCTATGACGGGGCCCCGCCGCCCAAACGCAATGGCGGCAGCCATGCCACCATCTATCCCTACGGGCCTTTTGCCGCCGGCGATGGCAAGGTGGTGATGCTGGGCCTGCAGAACGAACGCGAGTGGCAGGCCTTTTGCCAGACCGTCCTGCAAGACAGCGCGCTGGCAAGTGATCCGCGTTTTGCCTCCAATGCGTTGCGGTCGGAAAACAAGCAAAGCCTGCGCGATATCATCCTGTCCAGCTTTGCCGGTCTGAGCGGTGACCAGCTGGTCGAGCGGCTCGATGCCGCCGGCATCGCCAATGCGCGGATGAATGATATGGCAGGGCTTTGGGCGCATCCACAGCTGCACGCCCGCCAGCGCTGGAGCGAAGTGGACACTGGGGCCGGCCCGATCCCGACATTGTTACCACCGGGACGCAGCGATGCCTTTGCGCCGCGCCTGGGCCCGGTGCCGCAACTTGGCGAACACAGCCGGGCCATCCTGGCGGAACTGGGCATCGATCAACAGGTGATTGCGACGCTGCAACACGATGGTGCCATATGA
- a CDS encoding HpcH/HpaI aldolase/citrate lyase family protein, with protein sequence MSGLTTARSLLFVPADRPERFDKALASGADGIIVDLEDAVAPAAKAAARVALAHWLDRAKSGHICLRINDATHVDHPADIALASHPRVDAVMLPKVDSTKCCASVGAATGKPVLALIETAKGVIAANEIAAAPAVSRLVLGTIDLALDLGIDGDTAHGISLLDHARATLTIASRAAGICAPVDGVHSRIDDCEGLRQACARAHGFGFTGMLAIHPRQIAAIHQAFRPTSDQVAWAQRVLDTAATNRGAFRLEGQMIDTPVIAQARRTLERARQ encoded by the coding sequence ATGAGCGGCCTGACCACCGCCCGGAGCCTGTTATTTGTGCCCGCCGACCGTCCCGAACGGTTCGACAAGGCCCTGGCCAGCGGCGCTGACGGCATCATCGTCGATCTGGAGGACGCGGTGGCGCCTGCCGCCAAGGCGGCGGCTAGGGTGGCCTTGGCCCATTGGCTGGACCGCGCCAAATCCGGCCATATCTGCCTGCGCATCAATGATGCAACCCATGTGGATCACCCAGCGGATATCGCCCTGGCCAGCCACCCGCGCGTCGATGCGGTGATGCTGCCCAAGGTTGACAGTACCAAGTGTTGCGCCTCGGTTGGCGCCGCCACCGGCAAGCCGGTGCTGGCGCTGATCGAGACCGCCAAAGGGGTGATCGCCGCCAATGAGATCGCCGCCGCACCTGCGGTATCACGGCTGGTGCTTGGCACCATTGATCTGGCGCTGGACCTCGGGATTGACGGCGATACCGCGCATGGGATCAGCCTGTTGGATCACGCCCGCGCCACCCTCACCATTGCCTCGCGTGCCGCAGGAATTTGCGCCCCGGTTGATGGGGTTCATAGCCGCATCGACGATTGCGAAGGCCTGCGCCAGGCCTGCGCCAGGGCGCATGGCTTTGGCTTCACCGGCATGTTGGCCATTCATCCGCGCCAAATCGCGGCGATCCACCAGGCGTTCCGGCCGACCTCCGATCAGGTTGCCTGGGCACAGCGTGTCCTCGACACTGCCGCCACCAACCGGGGAGCCTTTCGTCTGGAGGGCCAGATGATTGACACCCCGGTCATCGCACAAGCCCGCCGAACCCTTGAGCGGGCCCGCCAGTGA